TGCCGATAGAAGAAACAGAGGCCAGCGATAATCCCCTGGATGGCATTGCATCAAATGCATTCCAGAAAAGCCTGGCAGAGGCAATTGAGGAGCTTCCTGAGCGAGAAAAGCTGGTGTTGAGCCTCTACTACCAGGAAGAGCTCAACCTGAAGGAAATTGGCGCGGTGCTTGGCGTCAGCGAGAGCCGGGTCAGCCAGATTCATAGCCAGGCGGCCCTTCGTCTCAGGGGACGGTTGTCCGATTGGCGGGAAGACGAGCCAGAATAAACCGGGCCGGCGCTGACCGCGCGGCGCGTAACTGTGTAGATTTTGGTAACCGGCGCTTTACAACGCGGCCAAACAACACACAATAAGCGGTTAAAGCAGCGGCCTGCTAGACTTTCAAAAGGCTTAATGAAATCCGGGTGTTACTGACTGGAGGTCCCATTGGACAAAAACATGAAAATTCTCATTGTGGATGACTTTTCCACAATGCGGCGAATCATCAAGAATCTGCTGCGCGATCTTGGCTTCACCAATACGGATGAAGCGGACGATGGCAACACTGCCTTGCCCATGCTCAGGAGCGGCAAGTACGACTTCCTGGTGACCGACTGGAACATGCCAGGCATGTCGGGTTTTGATCTGCTCAAGGCGGTGCGGGCAGACGAGAACCTGAAGAACCTGCCGGTGCTGATGGTAACTGCGGAGGCCAAGCGTGACCAGATTGTGGCGGCGGCCCAGGCCGGCGTTAACGGGTACGTCGTCAAACCCTTTACCGCTGCCGTTCTCAAGGAAAAGATTGAGAAGATCTTCGAGCGAATCCAGTAACCAGAGGTCGGATGGCTGTCATGACTGACAAGAACGAGAACCATCAGGGCCTCGACCCGGAGGTAACCGAAAAGCTCCAGCAGCAGAGTTCGGAGTTGGCCGAATGTATCAGTTCCGGTAACTACGCCCGGGCAATGTCGGTGATCAACGAGCTAAGTGA
The window above is part of the Marinobacter sp. THAF197a genome. Proteins encoded here:
- the cheY gene encoding chemotaxis response regulator CheY → MDKNMKILIVDDFSTMRRIIKNLLRDLGFTNTDEADDGNTALPMLRSGKYDFLVTDWNMPGMSGFDLLKAVRADENLKNLPVLMVTAEAKRDQIVAAAQAGVNGYVVKPFTAAVLKEKIEKIFERIQ